The following are encoded in a window of Persicobacter psychrovividus genomic DNA:
- a CDS encoding TonB-dependent receptor, whose protein sequence is MTKYYQKKYLTMLVLLLSMMAHSAWAQTIKGEITDTNKNPLIGASVVEKGTTNGSITDFNGQFNLNLSDGANSVLVISFVGYIDQEIKVGNQSNFNVILQEDIAELEELVVIGYGTQKKKNISGAIAAVDAKALEGRPVADFANALQGQIAGLQVVGESGQPGEETTIRVRGTGTINGGSNPLIVIDNVIMTNGQGISSINPADIESVNVLKDASAAAIYGARAANGVIIVTTKRGKASDAPTVGFNFFAGVQSASKKLDMLNSEQYRDVMNAARDNAGMPRIPNLDKPLQHDTDWQDAVLRPAAINNYEVTFSGGNAKTRYFGSVNHYDEGGIIMNSGFKRTSARLNTDTQLGRLKIGTSMFYSQNNRDNQFATGTGDAGDLGALRWALASSPNVEIYNPNNLGGFNGHQIADGDREILNPVAAQTLVEDIKQINRFLANAFAEIEIIEGLTYRLNAGADISNTHDRMWAPEFDQGNGVMPPGLPFGAQLDEQRSNYQALLLENTLNFKRKIGKHDFGLLAGHSVQNTASAFQSISVIGGNLSPEYPVIDGSPNINGIPKGNIFETRTISYLGRAIYDYDSKYLATVNFRRDGSSMFTKGNMFDNFFSASAGWNISNEDFFNVQEINELKLRGSWGFLGNDQIDANATRSVVNNNPRYVFNGGELAQGVAPSPQIGNPNLVWEKQEQMNVGVDLLAFNNKLSFTADYFVKTSRDLLLSYSLPEATGFGNMFLNAAAVQNRGWEFATNYNTKVGAVNLNIGGNITFLKNEVLELIDGLEAIERDRSSHFTFRNRIEPGQSLFAIYGFKHDGIYQSQDEIDAGPTPMEGQPTKPGDVRYVDVNGDGKITDEDRTFIGDGNQDIMYGFNFGGNYKNLDFGLQFQGVYGNEVFNESSYEYSGYVRSFNMTTDVLDAWTPTNPSNTRHRHIPATEANNKVASSYWVEDASYIRLKNVQIGYTFNDHQLDKISWLKGLRVYVSAQNLFTISDYSGYDPAVVFGAVSSQLLYPTPRSFVGGVNIKF, encoded by the coding sequence ATGACCAAATACTATCAGAAAAAGTATCTTACGATGCTTGTGCTACTACTCTCGATGATGGCCCATTCCGCATGGGCGCAAACGATCAAAGGAGAGATAACTGACACGAATAAAAACCCCTTAATTGGTGCCAGTGTGGTTGAAAAAGGAACGACCAATGGATCGATTACCGATTTCAATGGCCAATTTAATTTAAACCTGTCTGACGGTGCCAATTCAGTATTGGTGATTTCCTTCGTGGGTTATATAGATCAAGAGATTAAAGTGGGGAACCAATCGAACTTCAATGTGATCCTGCAAGAGGATATTGCCGAATTGGAGGAATTGGTGGTGATTGGTTACGGAACCCAAAAGAAGAAAAATATTTCCGGTGCTATTGCTGCCGTGGACGCCAAAGCATTGGAAGGTCGTCCGGTAGCGGATTTCGCCAATGCATTGCAAGGCCAGATTGCCGGTCTGCAAGTGGTTGGAGAGTCTGGGCAGCCAGGGGAGGAAACGACGATTCGTGTTCGTGGTACAGGTACGATCAATGGAGGTAGTAATCCTTTAATTGTGATTGACAATGTGATCATGACCAATGGACAGGGGATTTCTTCCATTAACCCGGCTGACATTGAGTCGGTGAACGTGCTTAAAGATGCTTCGGCAGCAGCCATTTATGGGGCGAGAGCAGCCAATGGGGTGATCATCGTTACGACCAAAAGAGGAAAAGCATCTGATGCGCCGACGGTAGGGTTTAACTTTTTTGCAGGGGTGCAGAGCGCTTCTAAAAAGTTGGACATGCTGAACTCGGAGCAATACCGTGATGTCATGAATGCCGCCCGAGATAATGCCGGCATGCCTCGTATTCCTAATTTGGACAAGCCTTTACAGCATGATACCGATTGGCAGGATGCGGTGCTACGACCTGCAGCGATCAATAATTATGAGGTAACTTTCAGCGGAGGAAATGCAAAGACCCGCTATTTTGGTTCGGTGAACCACTATGATGAAGGTGGTATTATCATGAACTCCGGTTTCAAAAGAACATCGGCGCGTCTGAATACCGATACGCAGTTGGGTCGTTTGAAAATCGGGACTTCGATGTTTTACTCGCAAAACAACCGGGACAATCAGTTTGCCACTGGTACGGGCGATGCGGGTGATCTCGGCGCATTACGTTGGGCTTTGGCAAGTTCTCCCAATGTAGAGATTTATAACCCTAACAACTTGGGAGGATTCAACGGTCATCAAATCGCTGATGGTGATCGTGAGATCCTGAATCCAGTTGCAGCTCAGACTTTGGTAGAAGATATCAAGCAAATCAATCGCTTTTTAGCCAATGCGTTTGCGGAGATTGAGATCATCGAAGGGTTGACTTATCGCCTGAATGCCGGTGCGGACATCTCCAATACACACGACAGAATGTGGGCGCCAGAGTTTGATCAAGGGAATGGAGTTATGCCTCCGGGCTTGCCTTTCGGTGCGCAATTGGACGAGCAAAGATCCAATTATCAGGCTTTGCTTTTGGAGAATACCCTGAATTTCAAACGGAAAATTGGCAAGCATGATTTTGGTCTTTTGGCAGGTCATTCGGTACAGAATACAGCCAGTGCCTTCCAGTCAATTTCTGTCATTGGCGGAAACTTGTCACCAGAATATCCAGTGATCGACGGTTCGCCAAACATCAACGGTATTCCAAAAGGTAATATTTTCGAGACCCGCACCATTTCTTATTTGGGTCGTGCGATCTATGATTATGATTCGAAATACTTGGCAACAGTGAACTTCCGCCGCGATGGATCTTCGATGTTTACTAAGGGCAATATGTTCGATAATTTCTTTTCTGCTTCAGCGGGTTGGAATATCTCGAATGAAGATTTCTTCAATGTGCAAGAAATTAATGAGTTGAAATTGCGTGGATCTTGGGGATTCTTGGGCAACGACCAGATCGATGCCAATGCCACCCGATCAGTGGTGAATAACAACCCCCGTTATGTGTTCAACGGCGGTGAATTAGCGCAAGGAGTAGCGCCAAGTCCACAGATTGGTAACCCGAATTTGGTTTGGGAAAAGCAAGAGCAAATGAACGTTGGGGTGGACTTGTTGGCTTTTAATAATAAGTTGAGCTTTACGGCGGATTATTTTGTGAAAACCTCCAGAGATTTGCTGTTGAGTTACTCTCTGCCTGAAGCGACAGGCTTCGGTAATATGTTCCTGAATGCGGCAGCAGTTCAGAACCGAGGATGGGAATTTGCGACCAACTACAACACCAAAGTAGGGGCGGTGAACCTGAATATTGGCGGTAACATTACTTTCCTTAAAAATGAAGTATTGGAGTTGATTGATGGCCTGGAGGCGATTGAGCGTGACCGTTCTTCCCACTTTACCTTCCGTAACAGAATCGAGCCAGGACAAAGCCTTTTCGCTATTTATGGTTTCAAGCATGATGGTATTTATCAGTCACAAGATGAGATTGATGCCGGCCCAACGCCAATGGAAGGTCAGCCAACCAAGCCGGGAGATGTGCGTTATGTGGATGTCAATGGTGACGGAAAAATTACCGATGAGGACCGTACCTTCATTGGTGATGGTAATCAGGATATTATGTATGGATTTAATTTCGGTGGAAATTATAAGAATTTAGATTTCGGCCTACAATTTCAGGGGGTTTATGGCAATGAGGTTTTCAATGAGTCCTCTTATGAGTACAGCGGATATGTGCGATCTTTCAACATGACCACCGACGTTTTGGATGCCTGGACACCAACCAACCCAAGCAATACACGTCATCGTCATATTCCTGCGACGGAAGCCAATAACAAGGTTGCTTCTTCTTATTGGGTTGAGGATGCCTCGTATATAAGATTAAAAAATGTACAAATAGGTTATACATTTAATGATCATCAGTTGGATAAAATCAGCTGGTTGAAAGGGTTACGTGTTTATGTTTCAGCGCAGAACTTATTCACTATTTCGGACTACTCGGGTTATGATCCCGCCGTTGTTTTCGGTGCGGTATCGAGTCAATTATTGTACCCAACCCCACGTAGTTTTGTTGGTGGTGTAAATATCAAGTTCTAA
- a CDS encoding murein L,D-transpeptidase catalytic domain-containing protein, with protein MSVHSGKYRLFVYDFNNDRIERSALVSHGCGESWWGADQSKTNPVFSNIPESHKSSLGKYKIGKRGWSNWGIHVNYRMHGLEKTNSNANRRDIVLHSWEQVLDQEPYPDGTAEGWGCPAVSNEVFR; from the coding sequence ATGTCTGTTCATTCGGGTAAGTACCGTTTGTTTGTTTATGATTTTAATAATGATCGCATTGAGCGTTCCGCGCTGGTGTCGCATGGTTGCGGCGAAAGCTGGTGGGGGGCCGATCAGAGCAAGACCAATCCTGTATTTTCCAATATCCCTGAGAGCCATAAATCCTCTTTGGGCAAATACAAAATCGGTAAGCGGGGATGGAGCAACTGGGGCATTCATGTCAATTACCGTATGCATGGTTTGGAGAAGACCAACAGCAATGCCAACCGAAGAGATATCGTTTTGCACTCTTGGGAACAGGTTTTGGATCAAGAACCTTATCCCGACGGCACAGCTGAAGGCTGGGGCTGCCCGGCGGTAAGCAATGAGGTATTTAGATAA
- a CDS encoding RagB/SusD family nutrient uptake outer membrane protein has product MKIFKQKYLLLLLLAGVLISPGCGEDYLSKSKVHTSLDTDAFYQTEMHAEQAVTAMYSPLHWWGQFKRFRYLLGFMSGDLEITSGGFHFTEFGDFGYNASTASYIRHAWQSSFVGIQRANTVLEKVPGIYFYPEHKEVQERYLAEAHFMRAFYYFQLVRFYGGVPIYDRTFTGSLEDELFQPKRNTADEVYEFIYADLEKAMEILPVSYEGKDIGRPTKGAAAGYLAKAYMFQGEYSKAHAILKDMVGGKYGQYELVEDYSDNFTRYNENNSEAVFEVQFMSGFGSPWPDMDAPNASKALWLATAIDPGQFANGLPSPELNDFFDAHPDESGVRRMYTIARPGDVWGDWNPIAENPVAAGQWTNRTEEGTWKGGFCGVRKYAEGTDKQNFVDSGINFRALRYADILLLYAEAENELSGPTQVAIDAINQLRTRAQADLLDGTFTQEEFFEKIVIERRLELSLEYHRFFDLTRWSKHKTNLPAMADINKVLESTNYRPGKELFPIPLNDILRNPNLEQNPGY; this is encoded by the coding sequence ATGAAAATTTTTAAGCAAAAATATCTCTTATTGCTCCTTTTGGCAGGGGTACTGATCTCTCCGGGTTGTGGTGAAGATTATTTATCAAAATCAAAAGTCCATACCAGTCTCGATACGGACGCTTTCTATCAAACAGAAATGCACGCTGAGCAAGCCGTTACCGCCATGTATTCTCCTTTGCACTGGTGGGGACAGTTCAAGCGCTTCCGCTACCTGTTGGGTTTTATGAGTGGTGATCTGGAAATTACCTCGGGAGGATTCCACTTTACTGAATTTGGTGATTTCGGCTACAATGCCTCTACGGCCAGTTACATTCGCCATGCCTGGCAGTCCTCTTTCGTCGGGATTCAGCGGGCCAACACTGTGCTGGAAAAAGTGCCGGGGATTTATTTTTATCCTGAGCATAAAGAGGTTCAGGAGCGTTATTTGGCTGAAGCACATTTCATGCGTGCCTTTTATTATTTTCAGTTGGTAAGATTCTACGGAGGGGTGCCGATCTATGACCGTACCTTTACAGGTTCTCTGGAGGACGAACTCTTCCAACCGAAAAGAAATACTGCTGACGAAGTGTATGAGTTCATCTATGCCGATTTGGAGAAAGCCATGGAAATCTTGCCGGTAAGTTATGAAGGCAAAGATATCGGTCGCCCAACCAAAGGAGCCGCTGCCGGTTACCTGGCCAAAGCTTATATGTTCCAGGGCGAATACAGCAAAGCACATGCGATTTTGAAAGACATGGTTGGTGGCAAGTATGGACAATATGAATTGGTGGAAGACTATTCAGACAACTTCACCCGTTATAATGAGAACAATTCCGAGGCTGTTTTTGAGGTTCAGTTCATGTCTGGTTTTGGTTCTCCATGGCCTGATATGGATGCCCCAAATGCTTCCAAAGCGTTGTGGTTAGCAACAGCAATTGACCCGGGGCAGTTTGCCAATGGTTTGCCATCACCGGAGTTGAATGACTTCTTTGACGCACACCCAGATGAAAGTGGTGTCCGCAGAATGTACACCATTGCTCGCCCGGGAGATGTTTGGGGTGATTGGAACCCCATTGCTGAGAACCCGGTGGCGGCTGGGCAATGGACCAACAGAACAGAGGAAGGCACTTGGAAAGGTGGTTTCTGTGGGGTGCGTAAGTATGCTGAAGGAACAGATAAACAAAATTTTGTTGATTCTGGGATTAATTTCCGTGCATTGCGTTATGCAGATATTCTATTGCTTTATGCAGAAGCGGAAAATGAGTTAAGTGGACCTACACAAGTGGCTATTGATGCGATCAATCAGTTGCGCACAAGAGCGCAGGCAGATCTATTGGATGGGACTTTTACGCAAGAAGAGTTCTTCGAGAAAATCGTTATCGAAAGACGATTGGAGCTGTCGCTGGAGTATCACCGTTTCTTTGATCTGACGCGATGGAGTAAGCATAAAACCAACTTGCCTGCAATGGCGGATATCAACAAGGTATTGGAAAGTACGAATTATCGACCGGGCAAAGAACTTTTCCCTATTCCTTTGAATGATATTTTGAGAAATCCTAACCTGGAGCAGAATCCTGGCTATTAG
- a CDS encoding alpha/beta hydrolase: MKKLQQQAVLTTILFLFFTSPIFAQKAHYKLLEKIPYYSKKEMRSDDYMKSQCRLKIYYPEDKKDFATVVWFHGGGLSGGDNDIPAGLKNQGVAVVSVQYRFHPKVKSPVYVEDAAASVAWVFKHIKEYNGDPSKIFLSGHSAGGYLDMMVGLDKKYLAKYNIDANDIAGMIPLSGHTITHFTIRKERGIDGKTPIIDDMAPLYHCRKDASPLLLITGDRHLELLGRQEENAYMYRMMKVNGATDVHLLELQGYNHGIIKPGCPLVINEVHRILKKNSK; this comes from the coding sequence ATGAAAAAGCTTCAACAACAGGCCGTCTTGACCACCATCCTGTTTTTATTTTTCACCTCCCCCATTTTTGCTCAAAAAGCCCATTATAAGCTACTTGAGAAAATTCCTTATTACAGCAAAAAGGAAATGCGTTCAGACGACTACATGAAATCTCAATGTCGTTTGAAAATCTATTATCCTGAAGACAAAAAAGATTTTGCCACGGTCGTTTGGTTTCATGGTGGAGGACTTAGTGGAGGCGACAATGATATTCCCGCAGGACTCAAGAATCAGGGAGTAGCAGTGGTATCTGTTCAATATCGTTTTCATCCCAAGGTAAAAAGCCCAGTATATGTGGAAGATGCAGCCGCTTCGGTAGCGTGGGTATTCAAACATATCAAGGAATACAATGGCGATCCATCAAAAATTTTTCTTTCTGGCCACAGTGCTGGCGGTTACCTGGACATGATGGTGGGGCTGGACAAAAAATACCTGGCCAAATATAATATTGATGCCAATGATATTGCGGGAATGATCCCTTTGAGCGGTCATACCATCACGCATTTTACCATTCGCAAAGAAAGGGGCATTGATGGTAAAACGCCAATTATCGATGATATGGCACCGCTTTACCACTGCCGAAAAGATGCTTCGCCATTATTGCTAATTACCGGAGACAGACATTTAGAACTTCTTGGCCGCCAGGAGGAAAATGCTTATATGTATCGCATGATGAAAGTTAATGGCGCAACGGATGTCCACTTACTTGAACTGCAAGGGTACAATCATGGCATCATCAAGCCCGGTTGTCCTTTGGTCATCAATGAGGTGCACCGAATTCTAAAGAAAAACAGTAAGTAG
- a CDS encoding MYG1 family protein, with product MKTITLITHDGHFHADEIFATAIGLLYAEAFQYQTKIVRTRDADRISAVKNKSNAVWTIDVGGTFDPDTNDFDHHQDKDLACSCVMLWQYKGGSLLKAKAYGAEKCHAIYNGVFKKLSGIDYFDRGIADAHDKWYKSEFSQNGVMHLNQLIREMNHHSTDSEKEQNSRFEVLVLLAKEMLKNWMETAALRWDMANDPQAFVLQEGDAWMSLKQPMPNWRSLFPKKEMICFRTGNQFCVQYRPAVRQKLQQLKVNAQHIPDRGLLYCTSEAELKQVINCFQGKKETA from the coding sequence TTGAAGACGATTACACTAATTACCCATGACGGACATTTTCATGCCGACGAAATTTTTGCTACCGCCATTGGCCTGCTGTATGCCGAAGCGTTTCAGTATCAGACAAAGATTGTCAGGACACGCGATGCTGACCGTATTTCAGCAGTGAAAAATAAATCAAATGCAGTATGGACGATAGATGTCGGGGGAACCTTTGACCCCGACACCAATGATTTCGACCACCATCAGGACAAGGATTTGGCCTGCAGCTGCGTGATGTTGTGGCAATACAAAGGGGGGAGCTTGCTGAAAGCCAAAGCCTATGGTGCTGAAAAGTGCCATGCGATTTATAATGGGGTGTTTAAAAAATTGAGTGGGATTGATTATTTCGACCGAGGAATTGCCGATGCCCATGATAAATGGTACAAATCTGAATTTTCCCAAAATGGCGTGATGCACCTTAATCAGCTGATCAGGGAGATGAACCACCATTCAACGGATAGTGAAAAGGAGCAGAATAGCCGTTTTGAGGTGTTGGTGCTGTTGGCTAAAGAAATGCTCAAAAACTGGATGGAAACGGCTGCTTTGCGTTGGGACATGGCAAACGATCCACAGGCATTTGTTTTACAGGAAGGAGATGCCTGGATGTCGCTAAAGCAACCCATGCCCAACTGGCGGTCGTTGTTTCCCAAAAAGGAGATGATCTGTTTCCGCACGGGGAATCAGTTCTGTGTGCAGTATCGGCCAGCCGTTAGGCAGAAATTACAGCAACTGAAAGTCAATGCCCAGCATATCCCTGATAGAGGGTTGCTCTATTGTACTTCTGAAGCTGAACTGAAGCAGGTGATCAACTGCTTTCAAGGGAAGAAGGAAACAGCCTGA
- a CDS encoding molybdopterin oxidoreductase family protein codes for MDPNNNDDFEKDEDIHRLDRRSFIKLAGGIVAVTALTGTGWAVTELMVNEGPVKSWHKSVCRYCGTGCGVMLGMDENKKLARVRGDEEAHNKGVICIKGSLLAELMEKKDHRLKQPMIRKNGKLEPASWDEAMTLVADKFKTSIKDHGPNSVAYYGSGQLFIEESYTANKLFKGGIGTNNVDGNPRLCMASAAVGYTQVFGKDEPAGCFDDIDHADTFFIIGSNTYECHPPIWERIMRRKDSGKDVKIIVVDPRRTKTADHADFYLPVVPGTDLLLLNAMLHVIVKEGWQSEEYVQQHINFKKGSDTVSFEEFKTFLEDYSPEKVEEELGVSAPQIREVAYYFAKAKSSMSLWTMGLNQRVQGVFLNNTMNSLHLVTGQINKKGATPLSMTGQCNACGGVRDTGSLSHILPHGRLIKKPEHRAEMEKLWGVPAGRIQPKPGYNALSLFQAMNDEKVKAVLVMCTNPAQSMPNIDHYKPGMEKTFMVVADAFDSETIKYADVVLPAALYIEKEGVYGQTERRYQLIEKLVEPYAESRSDLDILVDFAERIGYGDFISSKTSAEVWEEYRHLSSHSKYNFEGITRDRLKEERGLQWPCPDEKHPGTARRYIPGDPFVPQGKEVFFYGHKDGKANVFLRPYIRGNEQVNDEFPIYLTTGRVISQWHTGSMTTTVKELNTQSGPGRFKLHPQDASHYNVKTGDTIRVTSSRGTMTGKLEISELETPGVVFAAFYDKSFIINQVVSDDHDPYSKQPDYKVTRVKIEKVAANKA; via the coding sequence ATGGATCCGAACAATAATGATGATTTTGAGAAGGACGAAGATATCCATCGATTAGACCGGCGCTCGTTTATAAAGCTTGCTGGTGGAATCGTGGCTGTAACCGCCCTTACCGGAACAGGATGGGCGGTTACTGAGCTGATGGTCAATGAAGGTCCTGTGAAATCATGGCATAAATCTGTTTGTCGTTACTGCGGTACAGGTTGTGGTGTGATGCTGGGGATGGATGAAAATAAAAAACTCGCGCGCGTCCGTGGTGACGAAGAAGCACATAATAAAGGCGTGATTTGTATTAAAGGGTCATTGCTGGCAGAATTGATGGAGAAAAAAGACCATCGATTGAAGCAGCCTATGATTCGTAAGAATGGCAAGCTTGAACCGGCAAGTTGGGACGAAGCCATGACGCTCGTTGCGGACAAGTTCAAAACATCGATTAAAGACCATGGACCAAACAGCGTTGCCTATTATGGTTCAGGGCAGTTGTTCATCGAGGAATCTTATACCGCCAATAAATTGTTTAAAGGTGGAATTGGGACCAATAACGTAGATGGAAACCCACGACTTTGTATGGCGTCGGCAGCGGTGGGCTATACCCAGGTTTTCGGTAAGGATGAGCCTGCAGGTTGTTTCGATGATATCGACCATGCGGACACGTTTTTTATCATCGGTTCCAATACCTATGAGTGTCACCCGCCCATTTGGGAGCGTATCATGCGTCGTAAAGATTCTGGCAAAGATGTGAAAATTATTGTGGTGGATCCGCGGCGTACAAAAACCGCAGACCATGCTGATTTTTACCTGCCGGTAGTTCCGGGTACCGACCTGCTATTGCTCAACGCAATGTTACATGTTATTGTAAAGGAAGGTTGGCAAAGTGAGGAATATGTGCAGCAGCATATTAATTTCAAGAAAGGTTCTGATACGGTAAGTTTCGAGGAATTCAAGACTTTCCTTGAAGATTATTCTCCTGAAAAAGTGGAGGAAGAGTTGGGGGTTTCTGCGCCTCAAATTCGTGAGGTGGCTTACTACTTCGCAAAAGCAAAATCTTCCATGTCATTATGGACCATGGGCTTGAACCAGCGTGTTCAGGGCGTGTTCCTTAACAATACCATGAATTCCCTGCACCTGGTAACAGGGCAAATTAATAAAAAAGGCGCCACACCACTTTCCATGACAGGCCAGTGTAACGCCTGTGGAGGTGTTCGTGATACCGGTTCTTTGTCACACATTTTGCCTCATGGCCGATTAATCAAAAAGCCTGAGCATCGTGCGGAAATGGAGAAATTGTGGGGTGTACCTGCCGGGCGTATTCAGCCAAAGCCAGGTTATAATGCGCTCTCTTTGTTTCAGGCAATGAATGATGAGAAGGTGAAGGCCGTTCTGGTGATGTGTACCAATCCTGCTCAATCGATGCCAAACATCGACCATTACAAACCGGGAATGGAAAAAACCTTTATGGTGGTTGCTGATGCTTTCGATTCTGAAACCATCAAATATGCTGATGTGGTGTTACCTGCCGCATTGTATATCGAGAAAGAAGGGGTGTACGGGCAAACCGAACGCCGTTATCAATTGATTGAAAAGTTGGTGGAGCCTTATGCGGAATCTCGCTCTGATCTTGATATTTTGGTAGACTTTGCTGAACGCATTGGATATGGTGATTTTATTTCCTCAAAAACTTCTGCTGAAGTTTGGGAAGAGTACCGTCATCTTTCTTCGCATTCCAAATATAACTTTGAAGGCATTACCCGTGATCGTCTGAAGGAAGAACGCGGGCTGCAGTGGCCTTGCCCTGATGAAAAGCACCCTGGAACTGCCCGTCGTTATATTCCTGGTGATCCTTTTGTGCCGCAAGGTAAGGAGGTATTCTTCTACGGACATAAAGATGGTAAAGCGAACGTGTTTTTACGCCCTTACATCCGTGGAAACGAACAGGTGAATGATGAGTTCCCTATCTATCTAACGACAGGCCGTGTAATTTCGCAGTGGCATACGGGCTCAATGACCACCACTGTGAAGGAACTAAACACACAGTCGGGTCCGGGCCGTTTCAAATTGCATCCGCAAGATGCCTCACATTATAATGTGAAAACGGGGGATACCATCCGGGTAACTTCTTCACGTGGGACAATGACCGGCAAACTGGAAATTTCTGAGCTGGAAACGCCAGGTGTGGTTTTCGCCGCCTTTTATGATAAGTCTTTCATTATTAACCAGGTGGTTTCTGATGATCATGATCCTTATTCCAAGCAGCCTGATTATAAAGTCACCCGAGTGAAAATTGAAAAAGTAGCCGCTAATAAAGCTTAA
- a CDS encoding DUF4407 domain-containing protein: MRKKDRFLQFSCFLCSINYEVINSCSELSKSKIKKIGSALMLVSILWFFIGFSFYQTYINESSLIGPIVSGALMVLMVTWIERQLVLKVVDNKWVKMPRIIMALCMALVGAVLIDQKLFQEDIELERETYITKRADEVYDSRSLIIKSEVQELDSLLGKYRADLDVVNRKFEKNPNTKNYKYVNVPHTVKVAGPNNTERDSIYYERRLSESNTTINQGLYNSIENLKKIIGEKEEAKTKKLAELTSMRDDIRQKLMERKGLLDELNIMVKVLSDSVVAMIFWLIWFVLVLMIELLVLFATSGQTDYDSKLQAQKEQMIRNLREEVVTDDLIYTKQQHQD; encoded by the coding sequence ATGAGAAAGAAAGATAGATTTTTACAGTTCAGTTGTTTCCTATGTTCAATTAACTACGAGGTGATCAATAGTTGTTCGGAACTTAGTAAATCCAAAATCAAGAAAATTGGCTCAGCATTGATGTTGGTATCCATACTTTGGTTTTTTATTGGGTTCTCTTTTTATCAGACCTATATCAACGAGTCCTCTTTGATTGGTCCCATTGTTTCAGGAGCCTTGATGGTGCTGATGGTCACTTGGATTGAGCGACAGCTGGTCTTGAAGGTGGTGGATAATAAATGGGTTAAAATGCCCAGGATTATCATGGCCTTGTGTATGGCCTTGGTCGGTGCAGTCTTGATTGACCAGAAATTATTTCAAGAGGATATCGAGTTGGAGCGCGAAACCTATATCACCAAGCGGGCAGATGAAGTGTATGATAGCAGGTCCTTAATTATTAAGTCTGAAGTGCAAGAATTAGACTCGCTTTTGGGTAAATACAGGGCTGATTTGGATGTTGTCAATCGTAAGTTTGAGAAGAATCCAAATACGAAGAACTATAAATATGTAAATGTTCCACATACGGTTAAAGTGGCAGGGCCCAACAATACCGAGCGCGATTCCATCTACTATGAAAGAAGGCTTTCAGAGTCGAACACAACCATTAATCAAGGTTTGTACAATAGCATTGAGAACCTGAAGAAAATCATTGGAGAGAAAGAAGAAGCTAAAACAAAAAAATTGGCAGAACTAACTTCTATGCGAGACGATATTCGTCAAAAATTAATGGAGCGTAAAGGTCTTTTGGATGAACTGAATATCATGGTTAAAGTGCTTTCTGATTCCGTAGTAGCAATGATCTTTTGGTTGATTTGGTTTGTGTTGGTCTTGATGATCGAATTATTGGTGCTCTTTGCCACCAGTGGACAAACGGATTATGACAGTAAGCTACAAGCACAAAAGGAGCAAATGATCCGCAATTTGCGTGAAGAGGTCGTTACAGATGACCTAATTTATACTAAACAACAACATCAAGACTAA